One Periplaneta americana isolate PAMFEO1 chromosome 8, P.americana_PAMFEO1_priV1, whole genome shotgun sequence genomic region harbors:
- the LOC138704761 gene encoding centromere protein X-like, giving the protein MDKDNLKTRSFKIEALREILKLHFIDSKTRIMDDTLLLVAEVVRTMTAEAILRACRQAKVEEQSVIQVEHVEKILPQLMLDFI; this is encoded by the exons ATGGATAAGGACAATTTGAAAACAAGAAGTTTTAAGATT GAAGCCCTCAGGGAAATTCTGAAACTTCACTTCATAGATTCAAAAACACGTATCATGGATGATACACTGCTGTTGGTAGCAGAAGTGGTTCGTACAATGACTGCAGAGGCCATACTAAGAGCATGTAGACAAGCTAAAGTAGAAGAACAGTCAGTGATACAAGTGGAACATGTTGAGAAGATATTGCCCCAACTT ATGTTGGATTTTATCTGA